A genomic segment from Neisseria perflava encodes:
- the pilB gene encoding type IV-A pilus assembly ATPase PilB, which produces MSVGLLRVLVQSQTISNQQAEHYNSLLQSGKEILPNLFSDGIISPKALGELVARVFSYPLLDLRYYPRNNVVSDILTEEQMVQNRCIPIFKRGRKVYFAVSDPTQIQNFQKIAFASGLSVDLVVVPDDQLSSLLEWLGQRSTTILKEINDEHEATQQSQSLYIDNEEAEDGPIPRFIHKTLSDALNAGASDIHFEFYEQMARVRFRVDGQLREVVQPPVAVRGQLASRIKVMARLDISEKRIPQDGRIQIAFHKHGRPIDFRVSTLPTLFGEKVVMRILNSDGTSLNIDQLGLEPFQKEMLLEAINRPYGMVLVTGPTGSGKTVSLYTCLSILNTEDVNISTAEDPAEINLPGVNQVNVNEKQGLTFAAALRSFLRQDPDIIMVGEIRDLETADIAIKAAQTGHMVFSTLHTNNAPATLSRLLNMGVAPFNIASSVSLIMAQRLLRRLCPNCKREVERPPVPALKKAGFTDADLAQDWKLYRPVGCDSCRGKGFKGRVGIYEVMPVSDEMQKVIMNNGTEVDIMNMAYQEGMVDLRRAGLMKVMQGLTSLEEVTAHTND; this is translated from the coding sequence ATGAGTGTCGGATTATTGCGTGTTTTGGTTCAAAGCCAAACCATCTCAAATCAACAAGCGGAACATTACAACAGCCTTTTACAATCGGGCAAAGAAATCCTGCCCAACCTGTTTTCAGACGGCATCATCTCCCCTAAAGCTTTGGGAGAGTTGGTCGCGCGCGTATTCAGCTATCCCCTTTTGGATTTGCGCTACTACCCACGCAATAATGTAGTCAGCGACATTCTGACGGAAGAGCAAATGGTGCAAAACCGTTGCATTCCGATTTTCAAACGCGGACGCAAGGTTTATTTCGCCGTATCCGATCCTACCCAAATCCAAAACTTTCAAAAAATCGCTTTTGCTTCAGGTTTAAGTGTCGACTTGGTCGTGGTTCCAGACGACCAGCTCAGCTCATTGCTGGAATGGCTGGGTCAACGTTCGACCACCATTCTGAAAGAAATCAACGACGAACATGAAGCAACACAGCAATCGCAATCGCTTTATATCGACAATGAAGAAGCTGAAGACGGCCCTATCCCCCGCTTCATCCACAAAACTTTATCAGATGCCCTGAACGCTGGCGCATCAGACATCCACTTTGAATTCTACGAACAAATGGCGCGCGTTCGTTTCCGTGTGGACGGACAATTGCGTGAAGTCGTACAACCTCCTGTCGCCGTGCGCGGCCAGTTGGCATCGCGCATCAAAGTGATGGCGCGTTTGGATATTTCCGAAAAACGTATTCCGCAAGACGGCAGAATTCAAATTGCCTTCCATAAACACGGCCGTCCGATTGACTTCCGTGTCAGCACTTTGCCGACATTGTTTGGCGAAAAAGTGGTGATGCGTATCCTAAATTCCGATGGTACATCGCTCAATATCGACCAACTCGGCTTAGAGCCTTTCCAAAAAGAAATGCTGCTTGAGGCCATCAACCGCCCTTACGGCATGGTATTGGTTACCGGTCCGACAGGTTCGGGCAAAACCGTTTCGCTCTATACTTGCCTGAGTATTTTGAACACGGAAGATGTGAACATTTCGACGGCAGAAGATCCGGCCGAGATTAACCTGCCGGGCGTCAACCAAGTCAACGTCAATGAAAAACAAGGCCTGACGTTTGCTGCCGCACTCCGATCCTTCTTACGTCAAGATCCTGATATTATTATGGTCGGTGAGATTCGTGACTTGGAAACCGCCGACATCGCCATTAAAGCCGCCCAAACCGGCCACATGGTTTTCTCTACCTTGCATACCAATAATGCACCGGCCACGCTGTCCCGCCTTTTGAACATGGGTGTTGCGCCTTTCAACATCGCCAGCTCGGTCAGCCTGATTATGGCGCAAAGGCTGTTGCGCAGACTGTGTCCAAACTGCAAACGCGAAGTTGAACGCCCTCCGGTTCCGGCATTGAAAAAAGCCGGCTTTACCGATGCGGACTTGGCTCAAGATTGGAAACTCTACCGCCCGGTTGGTTGTGACAGCTGCCGCGGTAAAGGATTTAAAGGCCGCGTCGGTATTTATGAAGTCATGCCGGTCAGTGATGAAATGCAAAAAGTCATTATGAACAACGGTACAGAAGTTGATATCATGAACATGGCCTATCAGGAAGGCATGGTAGACTTGCGTCGAGCCGGTCTCATGAAAGTCATGCAGGGCCTGACTTCGTTGGAAGAAGTGACTGCCCATACCAATGACTAA
- a CDS encoding DNA polymerase beta superfamily protein, protein MLTLEDLHTQNLILLEAVSGSRAYGLATPESDTDIKGVFYLPKSMFYGMEYIPQISNETNDIVYYELGRFIELLLQSNPNTLELLASPSDCVRYRSPLMDAFKTEWFISKTCQQSFAGYAYGQIKKARGLNKKISNPMPSEKKSILDFCHIIEGRQTVPLQYWLAQRGMEQRRVGLIKIAHARELYALFYDADGTLGYHGIAPKSEATTLSLSTIPEGETPLAHLSFNQDGYSSYCREYASYQQWLTERNETRYQGTQAHGQGYDAKNMMHTFRLLETARDIALHGEIRPRRPNRDELLAIKRGSFPYDELLARAETLINEVENLFAQSDLSEAVNSTLAINALVEIRTKIYG, encoded by the coding sequence ATGCTGACCCTCGAAGACTTGCACACGCAAAACCTGATTCTGCTTGAAGCCGTGTCCGGCAGCCGTGCCTACGGTTTGGCAACGCCCGAGTCCGATACCGACATCAAAGGCGTGTTTTACCTGCCCAAATCCATGTTTTACGGCATGGAATACATCCCGCAAATCAGCAATGAAACCAACGACATTGTGTATTACGAACTGGGACGATTTATCGAATTGCTGCTGCAAAGCAATCCGAACACGCTGGAGCTGCTGGCTTCCCCTTCCGACTGTGTGCGATACCGTTCGCCATTGATGGATGCGTTCAAAACCGAATGGTTTATCTCCAAAACCTGCCAGCAAAGTTTTGCAGGCTATGCCTACGGACAAATCAAAAAAGCACGGGGATTGAATAAAAAAATCAGCAATCCGATGCCGTCTGAAAAGAAAAGCATCCTTGATTTCTGCCACATCATAGAAGGCAGGCAAACCGTACCGTTACAGTACTGGCTTGCACAACGCGGAATGGAACAAAGGCGTGTAGGCTTAATCAAAATAGCCCACGCCCGAGAACTTTATGCCCTGTTTTACGATGCCGACGGCACACTTGGCTACCACGGTATTGCACCCAAATCCGAAGCCACAACGCTTTCACTCAGCACCATTCCAGAAGGTGAAACACCGCTTGCCCATCTATCCTTCAACCAAGACGGATACAGCAGCTACTGCCGCGAATATGCCTCTTATCAACAATGGCTGACAGAACGCAACGAAACACGCTATCAAGGCACGCAGGCGCACGGCCAAGGTTACGATGCAAAAAATATGATGCACACCTTCCGCCTGCTTGAAACCGCACGCGATATTGCCCTTCATGGCGAAATCCGTCCACGCCGTCCCAATCGTGACGAATTGCTGGCCATCAAGCGCGGTTCTTTTCCTTACGATGAACTGTTGGCGCGTGCAGAAACATTGATTAACGAAGTAGAAAATTTGTTCGCCCAGTCCGATCTGTCAGAAGCTGTAAACAGCACTTTGGCAATCAATGCCCTCGTCGAAATCCGAACCAAGATTTACGGATAA
- a CDS encoding nucleotidyltransferase domain-containing protein, translating to MKQTIQEKLTQISLAEPLHFLLAAESGSRAWGFASPDSDYDVRTIYIRPQEHYLQIDEAKDTFEFIENQWFDVGGWDIRKALHLLRKSNAVLLEWLRSPIVYTQDEAFIGRLNELAPQYVQAAALLHHYRGIAGNALKAMDLAQPIKLKKWFYVLRPLLAARWAVKQGGIPPMTLVELMNEWQTDCATQITDLVALKAGQDESYLHTLSPELQKLTVDLYNEVYALSAPTAEPADSGPLNELFRSTLATIYP from the coding sequence ATGAAACAAACTATTCAAGAAAAACTGACTCAAATTTCACTTGCCGAACCACTGCATTTTCTGTTGGCGGCGGAGAGCGGAAGCCGCGCATGGGGCTTTGCTTCGCCCGACAGCGATTATGATGTCCGCACCATTTATATCCGTCCGCAGGAACATTATCTGCAAATCGACGAAGCAAAAGATACGTTTGAATTTATCGAAAACCAATGGTTTGACGTAGGCGGCTGGGACATCCGCAAGGCTTTGCACCTGTTGAGAAAAAGCAATGCCGTATTGCTGGAATGGTTGCGTTCGCCGATTGTTTATACACAAGATGAGGCATTCATAGGCCGTCTGAACGAACTTGCGCCCCAATACGTCCAAGCCGCTGCGTTGTTGCACCATTATCGCGGTATCGCCGGCAATGCTTTAAAAGCTATGGATTTGGCGCAGCCGATTAAATTGAAGAAATGGTTTTACGTCTTACGCCCTTTATTGGCGGCACGCTGGGCGGTGAAACAAGGCGGTATTCCGCCAATGACTTTGGTTGAGTTGATGAATGAGTGGCAGACAGATTGTGCTACCCAAATTACTGATCTGGTTGCATTAAAAGCAGGACAGGACGAAAGTTATCTGCACACATTATCGCCAGAGCTGCAAAAGCTGACTGTTGACCTATATAACGAAGTTTACGCCTTGTCTGCCCCTACTGCCGAACCTGCCGATAGCGGGCCTTTGAACGAATTATTCCGTTCCACCTTGGCAACCATTTATCCGTAA
- the carB gene encoding carbamoyl-phosphate synthase large subunit, with product MPKRTDLKSILIIGAGPIVIGQACEFDYSGAQACKALREEGYKVILVNSNPATIMTDPEMADVTYIEPIMWQTVEKIIAKERPDAILPTMGGQTALNCALDLARNGVLAKYNVELIGATEDAIDKAEDRGRFKEAMEKIGLSCPKSFVCHTMNEALAAQEQVGFPTLIRPSFTMGGSGGGIAYNKDEFLAICERGFDASPTHELLIEQSVLGWKEYEMEVVRDKNDNCIIICSIENFDPMGVHTGDSITVAPAQTLTDKEYQIMRNASLAVLREIGVDTGGSNVQFAVNPENGEMIVIEMNPRVSRSSALASKATGFPIAKVAAKLAVGFTLDELRNDITGGRTPASFEPSIDYVVTKIPRFAFEKFPAADDRLTTQMKSVGEVMAMGRTIQESFQKALRGLETGLCGFNPRSEDKAEIRRELANPGPERMLFVADAFRAGFTLEEIHEICAIDPWFLAQIEDLVKEEKSVSDGQLQDLDYAALRRLKRKGFSDKRLAQLLNVSEKEVREHRYALNLHPVYKRVDTCAAEFATETAYLYSTYEEECESRPSDRKKVMILGGGPNRIGQGIEFDYCCVHAALALRESGFETIMVNCNPETVSTDFDTSDRLYFEPLTLEDVLEIVRTENPWGVIVHYGGQTPLKLANALVENGVNIIGTSADSIDAAEDRERFQKVLNDLGLRQPPNRIAHNEEEALVKAEEIGYPLVVRPSYVLGGRAMQIVHSAEELQKYMREAVQVSEDSPVLLDFFLNNAIEVDVDCVSDGQDVVIGGIMQHVEQAGIHSGDSGCSLPPYSLDEEIQDEIRRQTKAMAYALGVVGLMNVQFAVQDGVVFVLEVNPRASRTVPFVSKATGVPLAKVGARVMAGISLKEQGVEKEVIPDFYAVKEAVFPFIKFPGVDTILGPEMRSTGEVMGVGASFGEAYFKAQLGAGERLSTTGKVFLAVRDEDKPLIVKTAQNFQALGYGVCATRGTAEYLKEHGIIVQAVNKVQEGRPHIVDAIKNGEIALVVNTVGSTVQSVTDSHSIRRTSLTQRVPQYTTIAGGEAMSEGAKSREHLGVYSVQELHGRLKNKA from the coding sequence ATGCCCAAACGTACCGACCTAAAATCCATCCTTATCATCGGCGCCGGCCCTATCGTTATCGGTCAAGCCTGCGAATTTGACTATTCGGGCGCACAGGCCTGCAAAGCCTTGCGTGAAGAAGGCTATAAAGTCATTTTGGTAAACTCCAACCCCGCCACCATCATGACCGACCCTGAAATGGCGGATGTTACCTACATCGAGCCGATTATGTGGCAAACGGTGGAAAAAATTATCGCCAAAGAGCGTCCTGACGCGATTCTGCCCACGATGGGCGGCCAGACCGCGCTGAACTGCGCGCTAGATTTGGCGCGTAACGGCGTATTGGCGAAATACAACGTCGAGCTGATTGGCGCGACCGAAGACGCGATTGACAAGGCGGAAGACCGTGGCCGCTTTAAAGAAGCGATGGAAAAAATCGGTTTGTCTTGCCCGAAATCTTTTGTCTGCCACACCATGAACGAGGCTTTGGCAGCGCAGGAACAGGTCGGCTTCCCTACCCTGATTCGTCCTTCTTTTACCATGGGCGGTTCGGGCGGCGGCATTGCCTACAACAAAGATGAGTTTTTGGCGATTTGCGAACGCGGTTTCGATGCGTCGCCTACGCATGAGTTGCTGATTGAGCAGTCTGTTCTCGGTTGGAAAGAGTACGAGATGGAAGTTGTACGCGATAAAAACGACAACTGCATCATTATCTGCTCGATTGAAAACTTCGACCCGATGGGCGTGCATACCGGCGACTCCATCACTGTTGCGCCTGCACAAACATTGACCGACAAAGAATACCAAATCATGCGTAATGCTTCGTTGGCGGTATTGCGCGAAATCGGCGTGGACACGGGCGGCTCGAACGTGCAGTTTGCGGTAAACCCTGAAAACGGCGAGATGATTGTCATTGAGATGAACCCGCGCGTGAGCCGTTCTTCCGCGTTGGCCTCTAAAGCAACGGGCTTCCCGATTGCGAAGGTGGCGGCGAAACTGGCGGTCGGCTTTACGCTGGACGAGTTGCGCAACGATATTACAGGCGGCCGTACGCCCGCGTCGTTCGAGCCTTCCATCGACTATGTCGTGACCAAAATCCCGCGTTTTGCGTTTGAAAAATTCCCTGCTGCAGACGACCGTCTGACCACGCAGATGAAATCCGTGGGCGAAGTGATGGCGATGGGCCGTACCATTCAAGAAAGCTTCCAAAAAGCCTTGCGCGGTTTGGAAACCGGCTTGTGCGGCTTCAACCCTCGCAGCGAAGACAAAGCGGAAATCCGCCGCGAACTGGCCAACCCTGGCCCTGAGCGTATGCTGTTTGTAGCCGATGCGTTCCGCGCAGGCTTCACACTGGAAGAAATCCACGAAATCTGCGCCATCGACCCTTGGTTCTTGGCGCAAATCGAAGACTTGGTGAAAGAAGAAAAATCGGTTTCAGACGGCCAGTTGCAAGACTTGGATTATGCCGCTTTGCGCCGTCTGAAACGCAAAGGCTTCTCTGACAAACGTTTGGCACAATTGTTGAACGTAAGCGAAAAAGAAGTCCGCGAACACCGCTACGCGCTGAACCTGCATCCGGTTTACAAACGCGTCGACACCTGCGCCGCCGAGTTTGCCACCGAAACCGCCTACCTCTACTCCACTTACGAAGAAGAATGCGAATCCCGTCCTTCCGACCGTAAAAAAGTGATGATTCTCGGCGGCGGTCCAAACCGCATCGGCCAAGGTATCGAATTTGACTACTGCTGCGTTCATGCTGCACTCGCCCTGCGCGAATCCGGTTTTGAAACCATCATGGTCAACTGCAACCCTGAAACCGTATCTACCGACTTCGACACCAGCGACCGCCTGTACTTCGAGCCGCTGACGCTGGAAGACGTGTTGGAAATCGTCCGCACCGAAAACCCATGGGGCGTGATTGTGCATTACGGTGGCCAAACCCCGCTCAAACTCGCCAACGCGCTGGTTGAAAACGGCGTGAACATCATCGGTACATCTGCCGACAGCATCGACGCCGCCGAAGACCGCGAACGCTTCCAAAAAGTGTTGAACGACTTAGGCCTGCGCCAGCCGCCCAACCGCATCGCCCACAACGAAGAAGAAGCGCTCGTCAAAGCTGAAGAAATCGGTTATCCGCTGGTCGTTCGCCCGTCTTACGTACTCGGCGGCCGCGCCATGCAGATTGTTCACTCTGCCGAAGAGTTGCAAAAATACATGCGCGAAGCCGTACAAGTTTCCGAAGACAGCCCTGTATTGCTCGACTTCTTCTTGAACAACGCCATCGAAGTGGACGTAGACTGCGTTTCAGACGGCCAAGATGTCGTGATCGGCGGCATCATGCAACACGTCGAACAAGCAGGTATCCACTCCGGCGACTCCGGCTGTTCATTGCCTCCATACTCTTTGGACGAAGAAATCCAAGACGAAATCCGCCGTCAAACCAAAGCCATGGCATACGCGCTGGGCGTGGTCGGCTTGATGAACGTACAGTTTGCCGTACAAGACGGCGTGGTCTTCGTACTGGAAGTGAACCCACGCGCCAGCCGTACCGTACCGTTCGTATCCAAAGCCACCGGCGTACCGCTCGCCAAAGTCGGCGCACGCGTGATGGCAGGCATTTCGCTGAAAGAGCAAGGCGTGGAAAAAGAAGTCATCCCAGACTTCTATGCCGTTAAAGAAGCCGTGTTCCCATTCATCAAATTCCCGGGTGTGGACACCATTCTCGGCCCTGAAATGCGCTCTACCGGCGAAGTCATGGGCGTAGGCGCAAGCTTCGGCGAAGCCTACTTCAAAGCCCAACTCGGCGCAGGCGAACGCTTGAGTACAACAGGCAAAGTGTTCCTCGCCGTACGCGATGAAGACAAACCGCTCATCGTCAAAACCGCACAAAACTTCCAAGCACTCGGCTACGGTGTCTGCGCCACACGCGGTACCGCCGAATACTTGAAAGAACACGGCATCATCGTGCAAGCGGTCAACAAAGTGCAGGAAGGCCGCCCACACATCGTGGACGCAATTAAAAACGGCGAAATCGCACTGGTGGTCAACACCGTCGGCAGCACAGTACAATCTGTTACCGACAGCCACAGCATCCGCCGCACCTCCCTCACCCAACGCGTACCGCAATACACCACCATCGCCGGCGGCGAAGCCATGAGCGAAGGCGCAAAAAGCCGCGAGCACTTGGGCGTGTACAGCGTACAGGAATTGCATGGTCGTCTGAAAAACAAAGCCTAA
- a CDS encoding endonuclease domain-containing protein gives MNPPEKLLTADNPALRQRAKAMRQEMSEAEAKLWQHLRAGRLNGYKFRRQQPIGNYIVDFMCATPKLIVEADGGQHTEQAAYDHARTAYLNSLGFTVLRFWNHEILQQTSDVLAEILRMLQELEKQPAR, from the coding sequence ATGAACCCACCCGAAAAACTATTGACCGCCGACAACCCCGCCCTGCGCCAACGCGCAAAAGCCATGCGTCAAGAAATGAGCGAGGCGGAAGCAAAATTGTGGCAGCACCTGAGGGCAGGCCGTCTGAACGGCTATAAATTCCGCCGCCAGCAGCCGATTGGAAACTATATTGTTGATTTTATGTGCGCAACGCCCAAGCTGATTGTCGAAGCAGACGGAGGACAGCACACAGAACAAGCCGCATACGACCACGCGCGGACGGCATATCTCAACAGCCTGGGCTTTACCGTGCTGCGTTTTTGGAACCACGAAATTTTGCAGCAAACAAGCGATGTACTGGCGGAAATCCTGCGCATGTTGCAAGAATTGGAAAAGCAGCCTGCACGGTAG
- a CDS encoding SemiSWEET family transporter, whose product MTEKQMRVLSVAATLAAVGMYVAYIPQIQNNLAGNPGSPLQPLVAAINCTLWFAYGFLKEKRDYPIILANAPGIILGLITFITSF is encoded by the coding sequence ATGACTGAAAAACAAATGCGCGTCCTCTCCGTCGCAGCCACCCTGGCCGCCGTCGGTATGTACGTTGCTTATATCCCGCAAATCCAAAACAACCTTGCCGGCAACCCCGGCTCGCCGTTGCAACCCCTCGTCGCCGCCATCAACTGCACATTATGGTTTGCCTACGGCTTTTTGAAAGAAAAACGCGACTACCCCATCATACTGGCAAACGCCCCCGGTATCATTTTGGGTTTAATTACATTTATCACTAGTTTTTAA
- the carA gene encoding glutamine-hydrolyzing carbamoyl-phosphate synthase small subunit: MTTPALLVLADGSVFHGTSIGYEGSTSGEVVFNTSMTGYQEILTDPSYCKQIVTLTYPHIGNTGTNAEDEESRSVYAAGLIIRDLPLLHSNFRASESLHDYLVRNKTVAIADIDTRRLTTLLREKGSQGGAILTGADATVEKAQELIAAFGSMVGKDLAKEVSCTETYEWTEGEWELGKGFVTPSEQSYHVVAYDFGVKTNILRMLASRGCRLTVVPAQTSAEDVLALNPDGVFLSNGPGDPEPCDYAIKAVQKLMESGKPIFGICLGHQLISLAIGAKTLKMRFSHHGANHPVQDLDSGKVVITSQNHGFAVDADTLPANARITHKSLFDNTLQGIELTDKPVFCFQGHPEASPGPQDVGYLFDKFIDNIKAAKQ, translated from the coding sequence CGGCAGCGTATTTCACGGCACATCAATCGGTTACGAAGGTTCGACTTCCGGCGAAGTCGTGTTCAACACTTCCATGACCGGCTATCAAGAAATCCTGACCGACCCTTCCTACTGCAAACAAATCGTTACCCTTACCTATCCACACATCGGCAACACCGGCACCAACGCCGAAGATGAAGAAAGCCGCAGCGTTTACGCCGCCGGTTTGATTATCCGCGACCTGCCGCTCTTGCACAGCAACTTCCGCGCATCCGAAAGCCTGCACGACTATTTGGTACGCAACAAAACCGTCGCCATCGCCGATATCGATACCCGCCGCCTGACTACCCTGTTGCGTGAAAAAGGCTCGCAAGGCGGTGCAATCTTGACCGGTGCAGATGCCACGGTTGAAAAAGCACAAGAACTGATTGCTGCATTCGGCAGCATGGTCGGCAAAGACTTGGCAAAAGAAGTTTCCTGCACAGAAACTTACGAATGGACCGAAGGCGAATGGGAATTGGGCAAAGGTTTCGTTACCCCTTCCGAACAGTCTTACCACGTTGTCGCCTACGATTTCGGCGTTAAAACCAACATCCTGCGCATGCTCGCCTCACGCGGCTGCCGCCTGACCGTCGTTCCGGCGCAAACCAGCGCGGAAGACGTCTTGGCACTCAATCCTGACGGCGTATTTCTGTCCAACGGCCCCGGCGACCCCGAGCCTTGCGACTACGCCATCAAAGCCGTACAAAAACTGATGGAAAGCGGCAAACCGATTTTCGGCATTTGCTTAGGACACCAGCTGATCAGCCTCGCCATCGGCGCAAAAACCCTGAAAATGCGCTTCAGCCATCACGGTGCCAACCACCCAGTACAAGATTTGGACAGCGGCAAAGTCGTTATTACCAGCCAAAACCACGGTTTCGCCGTCGATGCAGACACCCTGCCTGCCAACGCACGCATTACCCACAAATCCTTGTTCGACAACACTTTGCAAGGCATCGAACTGACAGACAAACCTGTATTCTGCTTCCAAGGCCACCCGGAAGCCAGCCCGGGTCCGCAAGATGTCGGTTATCTGTTTGACAAATTCATTGACAATATCAAAGCGGCGAAGCAATAA